A genomic stretch from Prochlorococcus marinus str. MIT 9312 includes:
- the topA gene encoding type I DNA topoisomerase codes for MDHTLVIVESPTKAKTIRKFLPSNYEVLASMGHVRDLPKGAAEIPAAVKKEKWSRIGVNTTEDFEPLYIVPKDKKKVVKELKNALKGATQLLLATDEDREGESISWHLLQILKPKIPTKRMVFHEITKKAINKALDQTREIDMELVQAQETRRILDRLFGYELSPLLWKKVAPRLSAGRVQSVSVRLLVRRERERRSFKKASYWGIKASLEKDNITFETRLFSLKGQRISNGSDFDEQTGKLKRGNKSLIIREEKVNELLKDFSSEDWLVSKIEKKPSIRKPVPPFTTSTLQQEANRKLRLSARETMRCAQGLYERGFITYMRTDSVHLSEQATRAARECVSSMYGKEYLSNSPRQFNSTARNAQEAHEAIRPAGEVFKTPKETNLTGRDLSLYDLVWKRTVASQMAEARLTMINAEISVGDGLFKSSGKSIDFAGFFRAYVEGSDDPSSSLEQQEIILPNLTTGTCLEVTDKEPTFHETKPPARYTEAALVKVLEKEGIGRPSTYASIIGTIVDRGYANISSNTLAPTFTAFAVTALLEEHFPDLVDTTFTAKMESSLDEISSGNLEWLPYLETFYKGKNGLEVKVQKTEGDIDGKAYRQVDFEDLPCVVRIGSNGPWLEGIKIDESGNEIQAKGNLPMDITPGDLDKKQVDQILSGPSDLGTDPKTGEKVFLRFGPYGPYVQLGNNDQDKAKPRRASLPKELKTDDLTLDEALVLLSLPRLLGVHPEGGIVEADRGRFGPYIKWIKNENESENRSLKKEDDVFTVDLKRALEILAMPKMGRGGQEVLKDFGKPKEFKDKIQILNGRYGVYLKCGKTNVSLAKDTDLEKISIDDAVLLLDEKLKDKKGSISKKIKISNKKIARKKKS; via the coding sequence TTGGATCACACACTAGTTATTGTTGAAAGTCCCACTAAAGCAAAAACTATAAGAAAGTTTTTGCCTTCTAATTATGAAGTTCTTGCTTCAATGGGCCACGTAAGAGATCTTCCAAAAGGGGCGGCTGAAATCCCTGCTGCAGTTAAAAAGGAAAAATGGTCAAGGATAGGAGTAAATACAACAGAAGATTTTGAACCACTTTATATAGTTCCAAAAGACAAGAAAAAGGTTGTTAAAGAGTTGAAAAATGCATTAAAAGGTGCGACCCAACTACTATTGGCAACTGATGAAGACAGAGAGGGAGAGAGTATTAGCTGGCATCTTTTGCAAATACTTAAGCCTAAAATACCTACTAAGAGAATGGTTTTTCACGAAATTACAAAAAAGGCAATTAATAAAGCGTTAGATCAAACTAGAGAAATTGACATGGAACTTGTTCAAGCTCAAGAAACTAGAAGAATCTTGGATAGGCTTTTTGGATATGAATTATCTCCACTACTTTGGAAGAAAGTAGCTCCCAGATTATCTGCTGGTCGCGTTCAATCAGTATCTGTAAGACTTCTTGTTAGAAGAGAGAGAGAAAGAAGATCCTTTAAAAAAGCTAGTTACTGGGGGATTAAAGCTTCTTTAGAGAAAGATAATATTACTTTCGAAACTAGATTATTTAGTTTGAAAGGGCAAAGAATTTCCAATGGTTCAGATTTTGATGAACAGACTGGCAAATTAAAACGAGGAAATAAATCATTGATAATTAGAGAAGAAAAGGTAAATGAATTGTTAAAGGATTTTTCTTCTGAGGATTGGTTAGTGTCAAAAATTGAAAAAAAACCATCCATTCGTAAGCCAGTACCTCCATTTACAACTAGTACATTGCAACAAGAAGCAAACAGGAAACTTCGCTTGTCTGCAAGAGAAACCATGAGATGTGCACAAGGTCTATATGAGAGAGGTTTCATAACATATATGAGAACTGATTCAGTGCATCTTTCCGAACAAGCTACAAGAGCTGCTAGAGAATGTGTAAGTTCCATGTATGGGAAAGAATACTTATCTAATTCACCAAGACAATTTAATTCAACTGCAAGAAACGCTCAAGAAGCACACGAAGCTATTAGGCCGGCAGGTGAGGTATTTAAAACACCAAAGGAAACTAATTTAACTGGTAGAGACTTATCTCTTTACGATTTAGTTTGGAAAAGAACTGTAGCTAGTCAAATGGCTGAAGCTAGGCTAACAATGATTAATGCTGAAATCAGTGTAGGGGATGGCTTATTTAAATCGAGCGGGAAAAGTATTGATTTTGCAGGATTCTTCAGAGCTTATGTGGAGGGAAGTGATGACCCGAGTTCATCCCTTGAACAACAAGAAATAATTCTTCCAAACTTAACAACTGGAACATGTCTTGAAGTTACTGATAAGGAACCTACTTTTCATGAAACTAAACCACCTGCAAGATATACAGAGGCTGCATTAGTTAAAGTCCTTGAAAAAGAGGGGATTGGAAGACCTTCTACCTATGCAAGCATTATTGGGACAATTGTGGATAGAGGTTATGCAAATATATCTTCCAATACTTTGGCTCCAACGTTTACAGCTTTTGCCGTTACCGCTCTCTTAGAAGAACATTTCCCTGATCTAGTTGATACTACTTTTACTGCAAAAATGGAATCTTCATTGGATGAAATATCCTCAGGTAATCTTGAGTGGCTACCATACTTAGAGACTTTTTATAAAGGTAAAAATGGTCTGGAGGTGAAAGTTCAGAAAACAGAGGGTGACATTGATGGTAAAGCTTATAGACAAGTTGATTTCGAAGACCTCCCTTGCGTAGTTAGAATAGGTTCTAACGGACCTTGGCTTGAGGGTATAAAAATTGATGAATCTGGTAATGAAATCCAGGCGAAAGGGAATCTTCCAATGGATATTACTCCTGGAGATTTAGATAAAAAGCAAGTTGATCAAATTTTAAGTGGCCCATCAGATCTTGGAACTGATCCAAAAACTGGGGAAAAAGTATTTTTAAGATTTGGACCTTATGGACCTTACGTCCAATTGGGAAATAATGATCAGGATAAAGCTAAACCAAGAAGAGCTTCATTACCCAAAGAGTTGAAAACTGATGATTTAACTCTAGATGAGGCTCTAGTACTTTTAAGTTTGCCTAGATTACTAGGAGTTCATCCTGAAGGAGGTATTGTTGAGGCAGATAGGGGAAGATTTGGACCTTATATTAAATGGATTAAAAATGAAAATGAGTCTGAAAATAGATCATTAAAAAAAGAGGATGATGTTTTTACAGTTGATTTAAAACGAGCATTAGAAATCCTTGCGATGCCAAAAATGGGAAGAGGTGGTCAAGAGGTACTTAAAGACTTTGGAAAACCAAAAGAATTTAAAGATAAAATCCAAATATTAAATGGAAGATATGGAGTCTATTTAAAATGTGGCAAAACTAATGTTTCGCTTGCAAAAGATACTGATTTAGAGAAAATCTCAATAGATGATGCTGTATTGCTTCTGGATGAAAAACTAAAAGATAAAAAAGGATCTATTTCAAAAAAAATAAAAATAAGTAATAAAAAAATTGCAAGAAAAAAGAAAAGTTAA